In Nostoc edaphicum CCNP1411, the sequence CATCTACGGTTACTTCCATACCAAATTGATTCAGTATGAAGCCTGCTGTGCCAGCGATGAAGCTTTGGAGAGGCAAGGTATAGGGAGCAATGAGATAGGGCAATGCTGTTGGGGTTGCCAAAAATACTAATAGTAGGGGGAATCCTTGCGATCGCAAACCTGATATTCCCTTAAACCACAAGCATAATCCCACCAATATAACGGGCAAAGAAAGGTTAACCCACTCTGTAACACCACTAAGATAAAAAACTGCCCCTAATAATAAGAAAACAGCGCCCAAAGGATGGATGGTATCTGGTAAACGTTTCCACTTTTTCCGGTTCATCCAGCCCAGATAAGCCGCAAATGGTAGACCAATAATCCCGTGGCTGAAATATTCGTGTTCTGTACTAATATTTTTGTGCAGCCAACCATCCAACCAGTGTAGCAATATAGGAGCATAAAGCAGCAGCAAAACGCCTAATACGGCTAGATTTAACAAGCCTGATGCGTTTATGTTTTTAACCTGTTGCCGGAGTGCCATGATTTTAAGTAATTCAAAAACTTTGGTTATTGGTTATTGGTCATTGGCCATTGGTCATTTGTCATTAGAAAAAGGACAAAGAACAAATGAGACGCACATTAGGCATGAATTCACTTTAGGCTACCACGCTGCTAAGGTCAGCAGGAGAAGGTTCATCTGCCTGAGAAATTGTTGAGACTGCATGAGCGATCGCTGCTACAACTTCTTTAACTTGGCTACTACTTAAACCAGGATACATCGGTAATGATAATATTTGCTTTGACAGTTTTTCTGCTTGGGGAAAATCTCCAGGCTGATAGCCTAAGTTAGTGAATGCTGGCTGGAGATGACAAGGAATTGGGTAGTGAATGCCAGTTTGAATTCCCGCCGCTGTGAGTTTTTCCTGGAGTTGCTGGCGTTCTATTGGGCAAGAATCATCAACTTTAATGACATAAAGATGATAAACGTGTCCTGTATCACTTTGGTTTTCCATAGGGATAATGCCAGCAGATGCCAAGGGTGCTAGTTCGTTATCATACTGCTGGGCAATAGTCAGGCGATCGCGATTCCACTGTGGCAAATATGGTAATTTCTGGAGCAAAACTGCTGCTTGTAAAGTATCCAAGCGGCTATTTGTACCTGGTTCAGTATGAAAATACTTTTGCGATGCACCATAATTTCGCAAACGCACCATCTTCTGGGCTACATCTGAATCTCGTGTCAGCAGCATTCCCCCATCCCCAAATGCGCCCAAATTTTTGCTGGGATAGAAACTAAAAGCTGCTGCTATTCCTACTGAACCAGCGTGATATCCATCTCTTTGGGCGAGGTGTGCTTGGGCTGCATCTTCAAAAACTAATAGTCTGTAGGTATCGGCAAATTTCACTAGTTCGCGTGGTGATACCATCTGACCATAGAGATGTACAGGAATAATTGCTTTAGTCTGAGGCGTAATTGCCTTTGCTGCGGCTTCTAAGTCAATTAAAGCTGTTTGGGGATCGCAATCTACCAGAATTGGCTTGGCACCAGTACGTATCACCCCAATCAACGTTGCGACAAAAGTATTTGCGGGTAAAATCACTTCATCGCCAGCACCAATATTACACGCTTGCAATCCGAGAGCGATCGCATCTGTTCCTGATGCAACACCAACTCCATATTCTGCCCCAGACACTCTTGCAAATGCGGCTTCAAAATCTGAGAGTGCTTGTCCTAAAATAAAATCTCCCTGTTCCAATACAGATTGGATTGCATCTTGCAATTGGGTTTGAATTGGTTCGTGTTGTAATTTCAGGTCTACAAAAGGAACTCTAATAGTCATTTTATTCATTACCTATTGTCCTTAAAAAATATTTCCTCGTATGCAAAAAATAGAGAAGCCAACACAACTTTCGGCGTGAAATTGTAATAGGTTTAATCTATTGGATGGAGATTTATATCAACTATCGAGTATGTTATGGGTAATTCAAAACCATACCCTGTTCAGTTGATTGTCCGAAGTTGCCATCAGACTTCTTTGCAGCCGCCACTCCGACTTCTTTCAAAACTCAAAAAGCTGATAAGATAAGCTTTTAACTAATTTTGTAGCTTGTTTACTCGTAGGGATATGGTTGCTCTATTTATGTCATCCTTTACTAGGATTGTCAGGCTTGGGTGCTAGCTGTCATCAGTAAAGCTTGCTACAAATAATCACACTAATATAGCAGTCATTTTAAGTAAATTTACCTTTAATATACCAATGAAAATTTTCTCTTATATACATAAAGAATGATAGTCCCTTTGTATTCTATCCTTAGCATTAGGTTACCCTGGCTGAATCCAAATCTAACGCAG encodes:
- a CDS encoding DegT/DnrJ/EryC1/StrS family aminotransferase, whose translation is MNKMTIRVPFVDLKLQHEPIQTQLQDAIQSVLEQGDFILGQALSDFEAAFARVSGAEYGVGVASGTDAIALGLQACNIGAGDEVILPANTFVATLIGVIRTGAKPILVDCDPQTALIDLEAAAKAITPQTKAIIPVHLYGQMVSPRELVKFADTYRLLVFEDAAQAHLAQRDGYHAGSVGIAAAFSFYPSKNLGAFGDGGMLLTRDSDVAQKMVRLRNYGASQKYFHTEPGTNSRLDTLQAAVLLQKLPYLPQWNRDRLTIAQQYDNELAPLASAGIIPMENQSDTGHVYHLYVIKVDDSCPIERQQLQEKLTAAGIQTGIHYPIPCHLQPAFTNLGYQPGDFPQAEKLSKQILSLPMYPGLSSSQVKEVVAAIAHAVSTISQADEPSPADLSSVVA
- the crtB gene encoding cyanoexosortase B; the protein is MALRQQVKNINASGLLNLAVLGVLLLLYAPILLHWLDGWLHKNISTEHEYFSHGIIGLPFAAYLGWMNRKKWKRLPDTIHPLGAVFLLLGAVFYLSGVTEWVNLSLPVILVGLCLWFKGISGLRSQGFPLLLVFLATPTALPYLIAPYTLPLQSFIAGTAGFILNQFGMEVTVDEINLYVGGRIVEVAPYCAGLKMLFTTLYVGLMLLYWTDALSSRRTTISFLSVAAIVSTTANIIRNTLLTFFHGTGQEGAFKWLHDGWGGDLYSACMLVSLVPLLNWINSYFSASLETQQEAES